A portion of the Paenibacillus marchantiae genome contains these proteins:
- a CDS encoding GNAT family N-acetyltransferase, with translation MIREAEARDVEVIERLYKELLPNNLNTKVLAERIEEVRDNPNSFLFVYEVDDQVIGTAHLHICLDALVENRPFGVVERVIITEHVQSKGYGSELMKYIEDVCIQKNCIKVFLTSGSSRYEAHGFYTKLGYDGESSKAFKKYL, from the coding sequence ATGATCAGAGAGGCCGAAGCAAGGGATGTCGAGGTTATTGAAAGGTTGTACAAAGAATTATTACCGAACAACCTGAATACGAAGGTACTGGCGGAGCGGATTGAAGAAGTAAGGGATAATCCCAACAGTTTCTTATTTGTTTACGAAGTCGATGATCAGGTTATTGGGACTGCGCATTTACATATTTGTCTGGATGCTTTAGTGGAAAATAGACCTTTTGGCGTGGTTGAGCGGGTTATCATTACGGAGCATGTGCAGAGCAAGGGATATGGATCTGAACTTATGAAGTATATAGAGGATGTATGCATACAGAAAAATTGTATAAAGGTGTTTCTCACCAGCGGTTCATCCAGGTACGAGGCACACGGCTTCTACACGAAGTTAGGGTACGATGGGGAATCCAGCAAGGCTTTTAAGAAATATTTATAA
- a CDS encoding GNAT family N-acetyltransferase, which yields MSDKTSYSLVAANQTSYAKYFATYRKNIWFRPSWASLQEMMLDASDCYWIYQNNQRVGGISLTSNELGSFFMIPPSTLTVDMVHFLKDYAIQNSGGQSKVDAYNVLAEHIDVLKSAGFEVLNTRKCMIRPTEKIENDLHTDCICIKPQLEHLPSIVQVMNESYRGGMDEGNLDTYRDDVSYYFEHNRQDELLNASSVLVDKKTNEVVGFCLISMWEDMPLVYDISVKPGYSNQGLGRYMLYKAISHLEGFSPTIRLFVTIGNKADCLYTKLGFLSGDEASHMVYRVV from the coding sequence ATGAGTGATAAGACTTCATATTCGTTAGTAGCAGCGAATCAAACTAGCTATGCCAAGTATTTTGCGACGTATAGAAAGAATATCTGGTTTAGACCGAGCTGGGCATCTCTTCAAGAAATGATGCTAGACGCAAGTGATTGTTATTGGATCTATCAAAACAATCAACGAGTGGGCGGGATTTCTTTGACAAGTAATGAACTTGGATCTTTCTTTATGATCCCTCCATCCACGTTGACTGTAGATATGGTTCATTTCTTAAAGGATTATGCCATTCAAAATTCAGGGGGGCAGTCAAAGGTAGATGCTTACAATGTTCTGGCTGAACATATTGATGTGTTGAAGTCGGCTGGTTTCGAAGTTTTAAACACAAGGAAATGTATGATTAGACCTACAGAGAAGATCGAAAATGACCTCCATACTGATTGTATTTGTATTAAACCCCAACTGGAACATTTGCCAAGCATTGTTCAAGTCATGAACGAATCATATCGTGGAGGAATGGATGAGGGAAATCTGGATACATATCGGGATGACGTGAGTTATTATTTTGAACATAACCGTCAGGATGAGCTGTTGAATGCATCATCGGTTTTAGTAGATAAAAAGACGAACGAGGTCGTTGGATTTTGTTTGATTTCGATGTGGGAGGATATGCCTCTTGTGTATGATATATCGGTTAAGCCGGGCTATAGTAATCAGGGTCTAGGAAGATATATGTTATACAAGGCGATTTCTCATTTGGAAGGTTTCTCTCCAACCATTCGTTTGTTCGTTACTATAGGAAATAAGGCTGACTGTTTATATACCAAATTAGGTTTCCTTTCAGGAGACGAAGCATCTCACATGGTTTATAGAGTCGTGTAG
- a CDS encoding GNAT family N-acetyltransferase: MIVDLTPVTLAEKNMLSNLYQLYHYDFSEFTSEDINQEGKYDVNIDFIWEGDNRWRPYFITISGTIAGFVIVLLENLDTDPDPTHVIYDFMILKKFRRSGVGYAAAMQIFELYKANWALAQMESNTPAIAFWRKVLKDYTNDHYTETFRDDARKYIQTFSTKE; this comes from the coding sequence ATGATAGTAGACCTCACTCCAGTAACGTTGGCAGAGAAAAATATGTTATCGAATCTGTATCAACTGTACCATTATGATTTCAGCGAATTTACAAGCGAGGATATCAATCAAGAAGGTAAATACGATGTGAATATTGACTTCATTTGGGAAGGTGATAACAGGTGGAGGCCATATTTCATTACGATTTCTGGCACTATAGCCGGCTTTGTGATTGTACTACTTGAAAATTTAGATACCGATCCAGATCCTACACATGTAATCTATGACTTTATGATCCTGAAGAAGTTTAGAAGAAGTGGGGTTGGATATGCTGCTGCGATGCAGATATTTGAGTTATACAAAGCCAATTGGGCACTTGCTCAGATGGAGAGTAACACACCTGCAATAGCGTTCTGGCGAAAGGTGTTAAAAGATTATACAAATGATCATTATACGGAAACATTCAGAGACGATGCCAGAAAGTATATTCAGACATTTAGTACGAAGGAATAA
- a CDS encoding DUF6157 family protein: MKDMNYYETFIAVAEDCPVKVAEIPKAKNGSKTVPVIQYEMIANHPYQYTQEDVMFEVFAQRNDIPDEQRSIERTKFFSKGQPCLRTSSLGKRYGWGIHHNSQGKVAIYAVESEVYKEFLNDSSLKHVKAMRSSRQ; the protein is encoded by the coding sequence ATGAAAGACATGAACTACTATGAAACTTTTATTGCAGTAGCAGAAGATTGCCCTGTTAAAGTGGCAGAGATCCCCAAAGCCAAAAACGGCAGTAAAACCGTTCCAGTTATACAATATGAAATGATAGCAAACCACCCTTATCAATATACGCAAGAGGATGTCATGTTTGAAGTGTTCGCGCAGCGCAATGATATACCCGACGAACAAAGATCCATAGAGAGAACCAAGTTTTTCTCTAAGGGACAACCCTGTCTTCGTACTTCTTCGTTGGGTAAGCGTTACGGTTGGGGTATTCATCATAATTCACAAGGAAAAGTGGCGATCTACGCCGTTGAATCCGAAGTCTATAAAGAGTTCTTAAACGATAGTAGTTTAAAACATGTAAAGGCGATGCGTTCGAGCCGTCAATAG
- a CDS encoding NUDIX hydrolase, translating to MKIRSVSLAILRKEDRILVQEINFPDISTTFYRPIGGTIEFGENSKKTLIRELKEELDQEIEEPRLISVIENIFGIEDELGHEIDFIYEASFIDKSQYNQEEFVGIEGSIPYKACWKPITYFSTTMDDVKLVPDGPFIQRNTFEEKNGIIRYYIKKD from the coding sequence ATGAAAATTCGTTCTGTCTCATTAGCTATTTTGAGGAAAGAAGATCGCATTTTGGTTCAGGAAATTAACTTCCCGGATATTTCAACTACTTTCTACAGACCTATTGGTGGAACGATAGAGTTCGGTGAGAACAGTAAGAAAACTCTGATCAGGGAGCTCAAGGAAGAGTTGGATCAAGAGATCGAAGAGCCCCGATTAATTTCCGTTATTGAAAATATTTTTGGGATAGAAGATGAATTAGGTCATGAAATTGATTTTATCTATGAAGCATCATTTATAGATAAATCTCAATACAACCAGGAAGAATTTGTTGGAATAGAAGGCTCTATCCCCTATAAAGCATGTTGGAAACCAATCACTTATTTTTCAACAACAATGGATGATGTAAAGCTAGTTCCTGATGGACCGTTCATTCAAAGGAATACGTTTGAAGAGAAGAACGGGATTATTCGTTACTACATAAAGAAAGATTAG
- a CDS encoding ArsR/SmtB family transcription factor: protein MIKANGDPKFIPLYEALASEVRWRIMDLIADSEMNVKDIAAALELSPSIVTMHIRKLEQAGLIDSRRIRLNGGTHKLCFLKQNNIEIELPSPSRTARIREQTISVGHYTAFEIHPTCGLGTHEKEIGVWDDPRYFLDPERVHAAILWFGRGYVEYKTPNYILPDQTANAIEISVELASEAPGLRDHWPSDIRFTFNGISLGTWTSPADFGRAARGKYTPTWWHRNVNQYGLLKTIRVDDSGTYMDGERMSDVTIEDIKLEQPFWTLRFTVDEEGANVGGLTLYGSGFGNHDQDIVIRVQR from the coding sequence ATGATCAAAGCGAACGGAGATCCAAAATTCATACCATTATACGAAGCGCTGGCAAGCGAGGTTAGATGGAGGATCATGGATTTGATTGCAGATAGCGAAATGAATGTCAAGGATATTGCGGCTGCGTTAGAACTTAGCCCCTCCATCGTCACGATGCACATACGAAAGCTTGAGCAAGCCGGACTGATTGATAGCCGTAGGATACGCCTGAATGGAGGCACGCACAAATTGTGTTTCCTCAAACAAAATAACATTGAGATCGAACTACCATCCCCCAGCCGGACAGCAAGAATTAGAGAGCAGACAATTTCAGTGGGGCACTATACTGCATTTGAAATCCATCCTACCTGTGGACTTGGAACACACGAGAAAGAAATTGGTGTTTGGGACGACCCACGCTACTTTCTTGATCCTGAGCGGGTTCACGCTGCCATCCTTTGGTTTGGAAGAGGTTATGTCGAATACAAAACGCCTAACTATATACTTCCCGATCAGACTGCTAACGCCATTGAAATTTCAGTGGAACTGGCTTCTGAAGCCCCGGGTTTAAGAGATCATTGGCCATCGGATATCCGATTTACGTTTAACGGCATTTCGCTTGGAACGTGGACAAGCCCCGCTGACTTCGGAAGAGCTGCCCGAGGCAAATATACACCAACATGGTGGCATCGCAATGTGAATCAATATGGATTATTAAAGACGATTCGTGTTGATGACTCGGGTACGTATATGGATGGAGAGCGGATGTCGGACGTGACGATCGAGGATATCAAACTGGAGCAGCCATTCTGGACGCTTCGTTTCACAGTTGACGAGGAGGGGGCTAACGTCGGGGGATTAACACTTTATGGTTCCGGGTTCGGCAATCATGACCAGGATATTGTCATACGCGTACAACGCTAA
- a CDS encoding glycoside hydrolase family 43 protein, protein MKYNNPVIKGFYPDPSICKVDDTYYLVCSSFQYFPGVPLFESKDLLNWTQIGHCLTRKSQIRLETVGSSGGVFAPTIRYNNGRFYMTTTNDTTRQNFYIWTDDIYGEWSEPIIVDQGGIDPDLYFEDGKAFFMSNGTDDEGIGGIIQCEIDIETGRKKTPSRSIWQGSGGRYLESPHLYKINGYYYLMASEGGTEYGHMVTYARGDSPSGPFEPYAKNPVLTNRNLGGYELQGVGHGDLIQDKEGNWWIFHLGFRQSGQWLTYHHLGREVFLTPVNFDEEGWFTAGHEGTTLMSFDTDRISDIVIQQEKKSYTFENTDWNLDWCYLRHPNTENYLLEQSNLKLKGTEVTLDVPASPTFIGLRQKDFDATISVDVSLTNGEAGITIYMDEQHHYDLAIRKEQSGYKVIERLNIGDIKSVENEVELGSDHHATLVIQASHERYSFLIHADGKDILLGTAQTKYLSSEVAGGFTGVLIGLYASGEGSVAEFSKFKCDYI, encoded by the coding sequence ATGAAATACAATAATCCGGTTATTAAAGGATTCTATCCTGATCCGAGCATCTGCAAGGTGGATGACACTTATTATCTGGTGTGCAGTTCTTTTCAGTATTTTCCGGGTGTCCCGCTTTTTGAAAGCAAAGATTTATTGAATTGGACCCAAATCGGTCATTGTTTAACTCGAAAAAGCCAGATTCGTCTGGAGACGGTGGGCAGCTCTGGAGGTGTCTTCGCCCCTACAATTCGATACAACAATGGGCGATTCTATATGACCACGACGAACGACACGACGCGTCAGAATTTCTACATATGGACTGACGATATATACGGGGAGTGGTCAGAACCGATTATTGTGGATCAAGGGGGAATCGATCCGGATTTGTATTTTGAAGATGGTAAGGCCTTCTTTATGAGCAACGGGACCGATGATGAAGGGATTGGGGGAATCATTCAGTGTGAAATTGACATTGAAACAGGTCGCAAAAAGACTCCAAGCCGTTCAATATGGCAAGGATCAGGCGGACGTTATCTGGAAAGCCCACATTTGTATAAAATCAATGGATACTATTACCTCATGGCATCTGAAGGCGGAACCGAATACGGTCATATGGTCACGTATGCGCGGGGAGATTCTCCTTCGGGTCCTTTCGAGCCCTATGCCAAGAATCCTGTTCTGACCAACCGTAATCTGGGCGGTTACGAATTGCAGGGGGTTGGTCATGGCGACTTGATTCAGGACAAGGAAGGCAACTGGTGGATTTTCCATTTGGGATTCCGTCAGAGTGGACAATGGCTTACCTATCATCATCTGGGCCGAGAAGTATTCCTTACGCCAGTTAACTTTGATGAGGAAGGCTGGTTTACGGCAGGGCATGAAGGTACGACGCTTATGAGTTTTGACACTGATCGTATTTCCGACATAGTCATTCAACAAGAGAAGAAAAGCTATACGTTTGAGAACACGGATTGGAATCTGGACTGGTGTTATCTTCGTCATCCCAATACAGAAAATTATTTGTTAGAGCAAAGCAACTTAAAGTTAAAAGGAACCGAAGTGACACTGGATGTTCCAGCATCCCCGACATTCATTGGCCTACGCCAAAAAGACTTTGATGCGACCATCTCTGTTGACGTTAGTCTTACGAATGGCGAGGCAGGCATCACCATCTATATGGATGAACAGCACCATTATGACTTGGCCATTCGCAAAGAGCAGAGCGGGTATAAGGTGATTGAGCGTCTGAATATTGGGGATATCAAATCAGTCGAAAATGAAGTTGAACTGGGAAGTGATCATCATGCCACATTGGTTATACAGGCAAGCCATGAACGCTACAGCTTCCTAATTCATGCAGATGGCAAGGACATCCTCTTAGGTACAGCACAGACGAAATACCTTTCTTCAGAAGTTGCCGGGGGATTTACAGGGGTGCTCATTGGTCTATACGCGAGCGGAGAAGGTTCTGTAGCTGAGTTTTCTAAATTTAAGTGTGATTATATCTGA